A window from Musa acuminata AAA Group cultivar baxijiao chromosome BXJ3-10, Cavendish_Baxijiao_AAA, whole genome shotgun sequence encodes these proteins:
- the LOC135650427 gene encoding E3 ubiquitin-protein ligase UPL1-like isoform X2 codes for MAGNRSNLPLRLQQILSGGRSVSPVLKLESEPPPKVKAFIDRVIKSPLHDIAIPLSGFRWEYNKGNFHHWRPLFMHFDTYFKTYLSCRKDLLLSDNIVEEDPFPKHSIMQILRVMQVILENCHNKSSFGGLEHFKLLLASTDPDILIATLETLSALVRINPSKMHLGGKLIGCGSTNSYLLSLAQGWGSKEEGLGLHSCVVANERNQHEGLCLFPSDLGDNCDGTQHRLGSTLHFEYNMGSSIGTEGTKPSNIHVIKIPDLHLRKEDDLGILKQCVDQFNVPPEHRFSLLTRIRFAHAFRSPRICRLYSRISILAFVVLVQSNDAHDELVSFFANEPEYTNELIRLVRSEDCVPGTIRALAMLALGAQLAAYASSHERARILSGSSIISAGGNRMMLLNVLQKAIVSLSNPSDPSTPVFVDALLQFFLLHVLSSSSSGSAIRGSGMVHPLLPLLQDSDPAHIHLVSSAVKTLQKLMEYSSQAVSLFKDLGGIELLAQRLQIEVHRIIGSGEGSSNTVICTDLGKSDADHMYLQKRLIKFLLKTLGSATYSPANATRAHNSHHNSLLSSLSLIFNNVNWFGGDIYFSAVSVMSEIIHKDPTCFPVLNELGVPESFLSSVNSGIIPSSKALICVPNGLGAICLNAKGLEAVKETAVLRFLVEAFTTRKYLVAMNEGVVLLANAVEELLRHVSSLRGAGVEIIIEIVNKLASMGEEKCKETADDMNENTAMETDLEEKANEGHDLVSAMDLAADSISDEQFEQLSIFHVMVLVHRTMENSETCRMFVEKGGIETLLRLLQRPSITQSSDGMPIALHSTVVFKGFTQHHSAPLAHAFSSSLRGHLMKALNEFSSVSGSLLQDTKSVQDNGIFSSLFVVEFLLFLAASKDNRWMSALLTEFGDSSKDVLEDIGRVHREVLWQIALLEDSKVERDYDSSSSDINVDPGMVDSEEQRIGSFRQYLDPLLRRRVSGWSIESQFSDLVSIYRDLGRAATGSHRHGIDGYSTLRVAPTTRSQPSNSLDTSSASKTEEDKQRSYYSLCHETMRSLCYHINHLFMELGKAMLLTLRRENNPVNVSPSIVSVVGTVASIVLGHLNFAGRVSAAMESEVSVSTKCRYLGKVIDFVSGILFDRPEISNPIMVKCFFGHGVIQAVLTTFEATSQLLFTINRMPASPMDMDDKCQKEEKEESDNSWISGPLASYGTLLDHLATSSSILSSSTKQLLEQPIANGSISFPQDAETFVKVLQSKVLKAVLPIWTHPHFAECNLEFITSMISIMKHVYIGVEVRNVSGNAGAHLPGPPPDESAISLIVEMGFSRARAEEALRQVGTNSVEIATDWLFSHPEEPQEDDELARAVAMSLGNSDTSLKEDEILNAGIFDQEEEAVQLPPVDEILSACIRLLQVNEPLAFPIRDLLVMICSQNDGEHRLKVLSYIIDHVKHCCVPSAPLSESMLSALFHVLALVLHEDFMAREIAFQAGLVKIALDLLSGWNLGSSDGEKSQVPKWVTACLLSVDQMLQVDPKMTPGAINLEQLKKDKHNSQNSVVIDENRKKDLQSSLGSTTGNLDIQDQRRLLEICCRCIQNQLPSETMHVVLQLCSTLTKVHTIAVSFLDSGGLHALLSLPSSSLFPGFNNVAAAIIRHILEDPHTLQQAMELEIRHSLIAATNRHSNARVSPRTFVQNLAIVISRDPVVFLKAAQAVCQIEMVGDRPNIVLLKDREKERSKAKDKEKTAEKDKVAASDGKTTGTEVVSVAAGSGHSKLPDLSVKNTKAHRKSPQSFTSVIEYLLDLIVKFVPPSEVNYHTDTVPGTPSLSDMDIDSTSAKGKEKVIAVSSEDGKITTQEALASLAKIAFIIKLLTEILLTYASSIHVLLRKDAELSSSRATSKGLSGNSSGGIFHHILHNFLPYPGIHKKDKKTDGDWRHKLATRANQFLVASSVRSTEGRRRIFSEISRVFNDLVDSSNNCRAADSHMHAFVDLLNDILAARSPTGSYISAEASVTFIDVGLVRSLSRTLQVLDLDHADSPKLIPGIIKVLELVTKEHVHSAYINSAKGDNSLKLASNEHQVGSSDFHGERFQALEMASQPDHAEVVADQREAVNGIQTSGNYHSDDMEHDRELDGNFAREAEDDFMHEASEDGTGLENGVSTVEIRFEIPQNAEDDMGDEDDDEDMLGDEGEVDEDDEDDEENNDLEEDEVHQMSHPDTDHDDHEIDDEEFDEDVLEEEDDDDDDDDGVILRLEEGFSGINVFDHIEVLGGDNFSVMPLDIFGSRRQGRTTSIYNLIGRTGDHGALHFDHPLLEEPSSFRQLVHQRQSENAVDIAYSDRNHESASYRMDAIFRTLRNGRHGHRFNMWLDDNHQRGTSSAPAVPQGIEELLVSQLRQPTVQISDQNIPTNSPQETHETSQLQMSEVEVREEAETRASDNNENITLPSRVIGGSGNASVGSTNGDIIQDAGVSATGEQVTEMQYERGDVIVRDVEAVSQASSGSGATLGESLRSLEVEIGSVDGHDDGDRPGPVDRLPLGDLQPPVRLRRSSGNPVPVSGRDTSLESVSEVPQHQDQETDRSAPHEEPQPNGNVETDTIDPTFLEALPEELRAEVLSSRQNQVAQTSSEQPQADGDIDPEFLAALPPDIREEVLAQQRAQRRQQAQQLEGQPVEMDAVSIIATLPSEIREEVLLTSPDTLLATLTPALVAEANLLRERFAHRHHSGTLFGMSSRNRRGESSRHGETIGSTLDRTVEAAARGTAVGKLIETDGIPLVDIDDLKAMIRLLRMVQPLYKGQLQRLLLNLCTHYETRTSLVKILMDMLMLELRGSINNSVDSAESPFRLYGCQSHVAYSRPQFNGGVPPLVSRRILETLTYLARNHPKVSKLLLHLELPCTPACLLETSVQARGKAVLMEEDKPEDERGAFAIVLLLRLLSQPLYMRSVAHLEQLLNLVEVIIVNGESDSGLSNKPGASLEQQSGSENTTQDAPVTADAVGSAAEEGVKSVQAKDSERASTSRADNVNSISDILLSIPEGELQLLCSLLAREGLSDNAYVLLAEVLKMMVASAPTYCRLFTTELVNAARSLSVCAMNELNLYEDAEKALLSSSSTNGTAILRVLQALSSLVTGLHEKAPDVLPEKGHTDALSHVWDINAALEPLWLELSNCISKIEISSETPSDMVSISGNLASTSTPLPAGAQNILPYIESFFVTCEKLRPGQCEVVQDFATTSDIEEATTPACGQKSSGACTSTDEKHVVFVRFLEKHRKLLNSFIRQNPGLLEKSFSLMLKVPRFIDFDNKRAHFRSKIRHQHDHHHSPVRISVRRAYILEDSYNQLRMRSPQDLKGKLTVHFQGEEGIDAGGLTREWYQLLSRVIFDKGALLFTTVGNESTFQPNPNSVYQTEHLSYFKFVGRVVGKALFDGQLLDVHFTRSFYKHILGVKVTYHDIEAVDPDYFKNLKWMLENDISDVLDLTFSMDADEEKLILYERAEVTDCELIPGGRNIRVTEENKHEYVDRVAEHLLTTAIRPQINAFMEGFNELIPRELISIFNDKELELLISGLPDIDLDDLRANTEYSGYSNASPVIQWFWEVIQGFSKEDKARFLQFVTGTSKVPLEGFSALQGISGSQRFQIHKAYGSPHHLPSAHTCFNQLDLPEYTSKEQLQERLLLAIHEANEGFGFG; via the exons ATGGCGGGGAACCGGTCAAATCTGCCCTTGCGGCTGCAGCAGATCCTGTCCGGCGGGAGGTCCGTCTCGCCGGTCCTTAAATTGGAGTCCGAACCG CCTCCAAAGGTTAAAGCTTTCATCGATAGGGTGATCAAGAGCCCATTACACGATATAGCTATACCTCTTTCAGGCTTCCGTTGGGAGTACAATAAG GGAAATTTTCATCATTGGAGGCCGCTTTTTATGCATTTTGATACATACTTTAAGACGTATCTTTCTTGTAGGAAAGACCTCCTTTTATCTGACAATATCGTTGAGGAAGATCCATTTCCCAAACATTCCATTATGCAGATATTGAGAGTCATGCAAGTTATTTTGGAAAATTGCCACAACAAGAGTTCATTTGGAGGTCTAGAG CATTTCAAGCTTCTACTTGCATCCACAGATCCAGATATTCTTATAGCTACCTTGGAAACTCTTTCAGCTTTGGTGAGAATAAATCCATCCAAGATGCATTTGGGTGGGAAATTGATTGGCTGTGGCTCTACGAATAGCTATCTCCTGTCTCTAGCACAGGGATGGGGAAGCAAAGAAGAAGGCTTGGGTTTACACTCATGCGTAGTGGCAAACGAGAGGAACCAACATGAAGGACTGTGCTTGTTCCCTTCAGATCTTGGAGATAATTGTGATGGCACCCAGCATCGTCTGGGTTCAACTCTTCATTTTGAATACAATATGGGTTCTTCCATAGGTACTGAGGGAACTAAGCCATCCAATATACATGTTATAAAAATTCCAGATCTGCATCTAAGAAAGGAGGATGATCTGGGCATTTTGAAGCAGTGTGTCGACCAGTTCAATGTACCTCCAGAGCACAGATTCTCATTGCTTACAAGAATTAGGTTTGCACATGCTTTCCGCTCGCcgagaatttgtagactatatagCAGGATCAGCATTCTTGCATTTGTTGTTCTGGTACAATCAAATGATGCTCATGATGAACTTGTGTCTTTCTTTGCAAACGAGCCTGAATACACAAATGAGCTGATCAGGCTTGTTCGTTCTGAAGACTGTGTTCCTGGAACCATAAGAGCACTTGCTATGCTTGCATTAGGAGCACAGTTAGCAGCATATGCATCATCTCATGAACGGGCTAGAATATTGAGTGGTTCAAGTATTATATCTGCTGGTGGAAATCGGATGATGTTGCTAAATGTGCTACAGAAAGCTATTGTGTCACTTAGCAACCCCAGTGATCCATCTACTCCAGTATTTGTTGATGCTCTTCTGCAGTTTTTCTTACTTCATGTTCTGTCATCTTCAAGTTCTGGTAGTGCTATAAGGGGGTCAGGAATGGTTCATCCTCTTCTACCCCTTCTGCAGGACTCTGATCCAGCACATATTCATCTCGTCTCCTCTGCAGTTAAAACCTTGCAAAAGCTGATGGAGTATAGTAGCCAAGCTGTATCACTATTTAAAGATTTAGGTGGGATTGAACTTTTGGCTCAGAGGCTACAGATTGAAGTTCATAGAATTATTGGCTCAGGAGAAGGCAGCAGTAACACAGTGATTTGCACCGATCTAGGAAAATCTGATGCAGATCATATGTACTTGCAGAAACGCCTCATCAAGTTTTTGCTTAAGACATTGGGTTCTGCTACATATTCCCCAGCAAATGCTACAAGGGCCCATAATTCCCACCATAATTCCTTGCTTTCTTCTTTATCTTTAATATTTAACAATGTGAACTGGTTTGGAGGGGACATATATTTTTCAGCAGTATCTGTTATGAGTGAAATCATTCACAAGGACCCCACATGCTTTCCTGTTCTGAATGAATTGGGTGTCCCAGAATCATTTTTATCATCAGTTAATTCTGGGATTATCCCTTCCTCAAAAGCACTTATATGTGTTCCTAATGGTCTTGGTGCCATCTGCCTTAACGCTAAAGGATTGGAGGCGGTTAAAGAAACTGCTGTACTGCGATTTCTGGTGGAGGCCTTCACAACAAGGAAATATTTGGTAGCAATGAATGAGGGTGTTGTTCTTTTAGCAAATGCTGTTGAGGAGCTTCTTCGGCATGTATCTTCATTAAGAGGTGCTGGTGTTGAGATAATAATTGAAATTGTTAACAAGCTTGCTTCCATGGGAGAGGAGAAGTGCAAGGAAACTGCAGATGATATGAATGAGAACACTGCCATGGAAACTGATCTTGAAGAAAAGGCAAATGAGGGGCATGATTTGGTAAGTGCTATGGATTTGGCTGCAGATAGCATCAGCGATGAGCAGTTTGAGCAATTAAGCATTTTTCATGTGATGGTATTAGTTCATCGAACAATGGAAAATTCTGAAACTTGTAGAATGTTCGTAGAGAAGGGGGGCATAGAGACTTTGTTGAGACTTCTTCAACGACCTAGTATCACACAGTCATCTGATGGGATGCCAATTGCTCTGCATAGTACTGTGGTCTTCAAGGGCTTTACACAGCATCATTCTGCACCCCTTGCACATGCATTTTCTTCCTCTCTTAGGGGGCACTTGATGAAAGCCCTGAATGAATTTAGTTCAGTTTCTGGCTCGCTTTTGCAGGATACCAAGTCTGTGCAAGACAATggaattttctcttctctttttgttGTTGAGTTTCTCCTTTTCCTTGCTGCTTCTAAAGATAATCGTTGGATGAGTGCATTACTCACTGAATTTGGAGACTCTAGCAAGGATGTCCTAGAAGATATTGGACGAGTTCATCGTGAGGTGCTGTGGCAGATTGCCCTTCTTGAAGATTCAAAAGTTGAAAGAGATTATGATTCTTCTTCAAGTGACATAAATGTAGATCCTGGTATGGTCGATTCAGAAGAGCAACGGATTGGTTCTTTTAGGCAGTATCTTGATCCATTGCTGAGACGGAGAGTGTCTGGGTGGAGTATAGAGTCCCAATTTTCTGACCTCGTTAGTATATATCGTGACCTCGGCCGTGCTGCTACTGGTTCACATAGACATGGTATAGATGGCTATTCAACTTTGCGAGTTGCTCCTACTACCCGATCTCAGCCTTCTAATTCTTTAGACACAAGTTCTGCAAGCAAAACAGAAGAGGACAAGCAGAGATCTTATTATTCTTTATGCCATGAGACGATGAGGTCACTTTGTTATCATATTAACCATCTCTTTATGGAGCTGGGTAAAGCGATGTTGCTCACTTTGCGTCGTGAGAACAATCCTGTAAATGTTTCCCCTTCAATTGTGTCTGTTGTCGGCACAGTTGCTTCCATTGTGTTGGGACACTTGAATTTTGCGGGGCGTGTGAGTGCTGCTATGGAGAGTGAGGTTTCTGTTTCCACAAAATGTCGATACCTTGGCAAAGTTATTGATTTTGTTAGTGGAATTCTATTCGACAGGCCAGAAATATCAAACCCCATCATGGTAAAGTGCTTTTTTGGACATGGGGTCATTCAGGCTGTTTTAACCACTTTTGAAGCTACAAGCCAGTTGCTCTTCACGATCAACAGGATGCCAGCTTCCCCAATGGATATGGACGATAAATgccagaaagaagaaaaagaagaatcagATAATTCATGGATATCTGGTCCTTTAGCAAGCTATGGGACACTATTGGACCACTTAGCCACATCATCTTCCATCTTGTCTTCCTCAACAAAGCAGTTGCTTGAGCAACCTATTGCAAATGGAAGCATTTCATTTCCTCAAGATGCAGAGACATTTGTGAAGGTGCTTCAATCTAAGGTGTTAAAAGCTGTACTTCCTATTTGGACGCATCCTCACTTTGCTGAATGCAATTTGGAGTTTATTACGTCAATGATCTCTATTATGAAGCACGTCTACATTGGGGTTGAAGTTCGAAATGTCAGTGGCAATGCTGGAGCTCACTTACCTGGTCCCCCGCCTGATGAATCAGCTATTTCATTGATTGTAGAGATGGGTTTTTCTCGTGCTAGGGCAGAAGAAGCACTGAGACAGGTTGGCACGAATAGTGTTGAGATTGCAACTGATTGGCTATTTTCTCATCCAGAAGAACCACAAGAAGATGATGAACTTGCTCGAGCTGTTGCTATGTCCCTAGGGAACTCAGACACATCCTTGAAGGAAGATGAAATTTTAAATGCTGGTATTTTTGACCAAGAAGAGGAAGCTGTTCAATTACCTCCTGTTGATGAAATTTTATCGGCATGTATCAGACTCCTTCAGGTGAATGAACCTTTAGCATTTCCGATTAGGGACCTTCTTGTTATGATTTGTTCTCAAAATGATGGTGAACACCGACTGAAGGTCCTCTCTTATATCATTGATCATGTCAAGCATTGTTGTGTGCCATCAGCTCCGTTAAGTGAAAGTATGCTATCTGCATTATTTCATGTGCTTGCTTTAGTTCTCCATGAGGATTTTATGGCACGGGAAATTGCCTTTCAGGCTGGCCTGGTAAAGATTGCTTTAGACCTGCTTTCTGGATGGAATCTGGGCTCTTCTGATGGGGAGAAATCTCAAGTTCCAAAGTGGGTGACTGCATGTTTGCTTTCTGTTGATCAGATGCTTCAGGTGGATCCTAAGATGACTCCAGGAGCAATTAATTTGGAACAACTGAAAAAGGATAAACATAATTCCCAGAATTCAGTTGTGATTgatgagaatagaaagaaggatttACAGTCTTCTTTGGGATCAACTACTGGGAATTTGGATATTCAGGACCAGAGGAGGCTTTTGGAGATATGCTGCAGATGTATACAGAATCAATTACCTTCTGAGACAATGCATGTGGTGCTGCAGCTATGTTCTACATTAACTAAAGTTCATACAATTGCTGTTAGTTTTCTCGATTCTGGAGGTTTGCATGCATTGCTTAGTTTGCCTTCCAGCAGCTTATTCCCTGGATTCAATAACGTAGCAGCTGCCATCATCCGTCACATTTTGGAAGACCCGCATACTCTTCAGCAAGCCATGGAATTGGAGATACGTCATAGCCTCATTGCGGCCACAAATAGACATTCAAATGCCAGAGTTTCACCACGGACCTTTGTTCAAAACTTGGCTATTGTTATTTCCAGGGACCCTGTGGTGTTTCTGAAAGCTGCACAAGCTGTATGCCAGATTGAGATGGTAGGTGACAGACCTAATATTGTGCTGTTGAAAGATCGTGAGAAGGAAAGGTCCAAGGCAAAAGACAAGGAAAAAACAGCCGAGAAAGACAAAGTAGCAGCAAGCGATGGAAAGACTACTGGAACGGAAGTGGTCTCAGTGGCCGCAGGAAGTGGACATAGTAAACTTCCAGACTTGAGTGTAAAGAACACCAAAGCTCATCGAAAATCTCCTCAGAGCTTTACAAGTGTAATTGAATATCTTTTGGATTTAATTGTGAAATTTGTCCCTCCTTCAGAAGTTAATTACCATACTGATACAGTTCCTGGTACTCCCTCGTTATCAGACATGGATATTGATTCCACTTCAgctaaaggaaaagaaaaagttaTTGCTGTTTCATCTGAAGATGGCAAAATTACTACCCAGGAGGCTTTAGCCTCTCTTGCAAAAATTGCTTTTATTATCAAGTTATTGACAGAGATACTTCTGACGTATGCTTCATCAATTCATGTATTGCTTAGAAAAGATGCTGAACTCAGTAGTTCGCGTGCAACTTCAAAAGGTTTATCTGGCAATAGCAGTGGGGGAATTTTTCATCACATTCTTCACAATTTTCTCCCATATCCAGGAATCCACAAAAAGGATAAGAAAACTGATGGAGATTGGAGGCATAAGTTAGCTACCAGAGCAAACCAGTTTTTGGTGGCATCATCTGTTCGTTCAACAGAAGGACGCAGAAGGATTTTTTCTGAAATTAGTCGTGTGTTTAATGACCTTGTTGACTCATCTAATAATTGTAGAGCAGCTGATTCCCATATGCATGCCTTTGTTGATCTACTTAATGATATCCTTGCTGCTCGTTCACCAACTGGTTCATATATTTCAGCAGAAGCTTCAGTTACGTTTATTGATGTTGGGCTTGTTCGCTCTCTAAGTCGGACTCTTCAAGTTCTGGACTTGGACCATGCTGATTCACCAAAACTTATCCCAGGGATTATCAAGGTGTTGGAGTTGGTGACCAAAGAACATGTGCATTCTGCTTACATTAACTCTGCAAAGGGGGACAACTCTCTGAAACTTGCTTCTAATGAGCATCAAGTCGGTTCTTCTGATTTTCATGGCGAAAGGTTTCAGGCCCTAGAAATGGCATCACAACCTGACCATGCCGAAGTGGTGGCTGACCAGCGGGAAGCTGTTAATGGTATCCAAACTTCAGGCAATTATCATTCTGATGATATGGAACATGACCGGGAATTGGATGGAAATTTTGCTCGTGAAGCTGAAGATGATTTCATGCATGAAGCATCTGAGGATGGTACTGGCCTGGAGAATGGTGTTTCAACTGTGGAAATCAGATTTGAAATACCACAGAATGCGGAAGATGATATGGGTGATGAAGATGACGATGAAGATATGTTAGGGGATGAAGGAGAAGTTGATGAAGACGATGAGGATGATGAAGAAAATAATGATTTGGAAGAAGATGAAGTTCATCAAATGTCTCATCCTGACACAGATCATGATGACCATGAAATTGATGATGAAGAGTTTGATGAAGATGTcttggaagaagaggatgatgacgacgacgacgatgatggtGTGATACTCAGGTtggaggagggattcagtggaatAAATGTTTTTGACCACATTGAAGTCCTTGGTGGTGACAATTTTTCCGTGATGCCTCTTGACATATTTGGCTCTAGACGTCAAGGACGGACAACATCCATTTACAATCTTATTGGAAGAACTGGTGATCATGGTGCTCTTCATTTTGATCATCCATTGTTGGAGGAACCTTCTTCCTTTAGACAGCTTGTTCACCAAAGACAATCAG AGAATGCAGTGGATATAGCTTACTCAGATAGGAATCACGAGAGTGCTTCTTATAGAATGGATGCTATCTTCCGGACATTGAGAAATGGGCGGCATGGGCATCGTTTTAATATGTGGCTAGATGATAATCATCAACGTGGTACATCTAGTGCTCCTGCAGTGCCACAAGGCATTGAAGAACTACTTGTTTCCCAATTAAGGCAGCCTACTGTCCAAATTTCTGACCAAAATATACCCACTAACAGTCCACAGGAAACCCATGAAACCAGCCAGTTACAGATGTCAGAAGTGGAAGTTAGAGAAGAAGCGGAAACAAGAGCTTCTGACAATAATGAGAATATTACTCTTCCTTCACGAGTGATAGGTGGTTCTGGAAATGCCAGTGTTGGATCCACAAATGGTGATATAATTCAAGATGCAGGTGTATCTGCTACAGGTGAGCAAGTGACAGAGATGCAGTATGAACGAGGTGATGTAATTGTACGAGATGTTGAAGCAGTGAGCCAAGCAAGCAGTGGCAGTGGGGCAACTTTAGGGGAAAGCCTTCGCAGTTTGGAAGTGGAAATAGGGAGTGTTGATGGACACGATGATGGAGACAGGCCAGGTCCTGTGGATAGGCTTCCTTTGGGTGATTTGCAGCCACCTGTTCGTCTGAGAAGGTCTTCTGGAAATCCCGTGCCAGTAAGTGGTCGTGATACATCACTGGAAAGCGTTAGTGAGGTCCCACAACATCAGGACCAAGAAACTGATCGGAGTGCTCCACATGAGGAGCCACAACCCAATGGAAACGTTGAGACAGACACAATCGACCCTACATTTTTGGAGGCTCTTCCTGAGGAATTACGAGCTGAAGTCCTTTCATCACGGCAAAATCAGGTGGCACAGACTTCGAGCGAGCAACCTCAAGCTGATGGAGATATAGATCCTGAATTTCTTGCTGCACTTCCACCTGATATACGGGAAGAGGTCCTAGCACAACAACGTGCTCAAAGGCGACAGCAAGCACAACAATTGGAAGGTCAACCAGTTGAGATGGATGCTGTTTCAATAATTGCTACACTTCCTTCAGAAATTCGGGAAGAG GTGCTTTTAACATCACCAGATACACTCTTGGCTACATTGACTCCTGCACTTGTTGCTGAAGCAAACCTGTTGCGTGAAAGGTTTGCTCATCGTCACCACAGTGGCACACTTTTTGGCATGAGTTCTAGAAATCGTCGGGGTGAGTCTTCTAGGCATGGTGAAACTATTGGTTCCACACTAGATAGAACTGTTGAGGCTGCTGCTCGGGGAACTGCAGTTGGCAAACTGATTGAAACAGACGGTATCCCTCTAGTTGATATAGATGATCTAAAAGCAATGATCAGACTGCTGCGTATGGTTCAG CCATTGTATAAGGGTCAGCTACAGAGGCTTCTCTTGAATCTATGCACCCATTATGAAACAAGAACTTCACTGGTGAAAATTTTAATGGATATGTTAATGCTTGAACTACGGGGATCCATTAACAATTCAGTTGACTCTGCTGAATCACCATTTCGATTGTATGGTTGCCAGAGTCATGTCGCGTACTCCCGTCCTCAATTTAATGGCG GAGTGCCCCCCCTAGTGTCTCGTCGTATTTTGGAAACTCTGACTTACTTGGCGCGAAACCATCCGAAGGTGTCTAAACTGTTACTCCATCTTGAATTGCCATGTACACCTGCATGCCTTTTGGAAACATCTGTTCAGGCACGTGGGAAAGCTGTTCTCATGGAAGAAGATAAACCTGAAGATGAAAGAGGTGCTTTTGCCATTGTGTTGCTTCTACGTCTTCTGAGTCAACCATTGTACATGAGGAGTGTCGCTCATCTAGAACAG TTGTTAAACCTTGTTGAAGTTATTATTGTAAATGGTGAAAGTGACTCTGGCCTATCCAACAAACCTGGAGCTTCTCTTGAACAACAATCTGGTTCTGAAAACACCACGCAAGATGCACCGGTTACTGCTGATGCTGTTGGATCTGCTGCTGAAGAGGGTGTTAAATCTGTACAGGCCAAAGACTCTGAAAGGGCTTCTACTTCACGTGCAGACAATGTGAACAGTATAAGTGACATTCTATTGAGCATTCCAGAGGGAGAACTGCAACTTTTATGCTCATTGCTTGCACGTGAAGG ATTGTCAGATAATGCATATGTTCTTTTGGCTGAAGTATTAAAAATGATGGTAGCCAGTGCTCCTACGTATTGTCGTTTGTTCACTACGGAGCTTGTCAATGCTGCGCGAAGTTTGAGTGTCTGTGCAATGAATGAACTGAACTTATATGAGGATGCTGAAAAAGCTCTTCTCAGTTCATCTTCTACCAATGGAACCGCAATCTTGAGAGTTCTGCAGGCCTTGAGTTCTCTTGTCACTGGATTGCATGAAAAGGCTCCTGATGTGCTCCCCGAGAAAGGCCATACTGATGCGCTTTCTCATGTATGGGACATAAATGCTGCACTTGAACCTTTGTGGTTAGAGTTGAGCAACTgcataagcaaaatagagattTCTTCAGAAACCCCATCAGATATGGTTTCTATTTCAGGAAATTTGGCATCCACAAGTACACCACTGCCAGCTGGTGCCCAAAACATCTTGCCATACATTGAGTCATTCTTTGTGACATGTGAAAAATTACGTCCTGGGCAATGTGAAGTAGTTCAGGATTTTGCTACTACAAGTGACATTGAAGAGGCAACAACACCAGCTTGTGGGCAGAAGTCATCTGGGGCATGTACAAGCACTGATGAAAAACATGTTGTTTTTGTTAGGTTTTTAGAGAAACATAGGAAATTGTTAAACTCATTCATTCGGCAGAATCCTGGTTTGCTTGAGAAGTCATTTTCTCTCATGCTCAAGGTTCCACGCTTCATTGATTTTGACAATAAACGTGCTCATTTTCGGTCAAAAATAAGGCATCAACATGACCATCATCACAGTCCAGTCAGAATTTCAGTGAGAAGAGCCTACATACTGGAGGACTCCTATAATCAATTGCGAATGCGATCACCACAAGATCTGAAGGGAAAATTGACTGTTCATTTTCAAGGTGAAGAAGGTATTGATGCTGGTGGGCTTACTCGAGAATGGTATCAGTTGC